The segment TAATGAACTATCTGATGCCGGTTGAGGAGAATGTACTCCCGATGCACTGCTCTGCCAACATGGATCCTGAGACCCATGAGACAGCTGTATTCTTCGGTCTCTCCGGAACAGGAAAGACAACTCTCTCCGCCGATCCTGGAAGAAAGCTCATCGGTGACGACGAGCACGGCTGGTCTGACAACGGCGTATTCAACTTCGAGGGCGGCTGCTATGCAAAGTGCATCAATCTGGATCCGAAGAATGAGCCGGAGATTTACAATGCCATCCGTTTCGGAAGCGAGGTGGAGAACGTAGTTCTGGATCCGGAAACAAGAAAGCCGGATTATGATGATGACTCTATCACGGAGAATACCCGTGTGGGCTACCCGATCACCTACATTGACAATGCTCAGATTCCGGGAGAGGGAGGAATTCCGAAGGTTGTTATCTTCCTGACAGCTGATGCGTTCGGCGTACTTCCGCCAATCTCCAGACTGGACGAGAATGCAGCAATGTATCACTTTGTGACAGGATTTACCTCCAAGTTAGCCGGTACAGAGCGCGGAATCAAGGAGCCGCAGCCGACATTCAGCACACTGTTCGGCGAGCCGTTCATGCCTCTCGATCCGTCTGTATATGCAGAGATGTTAGGTGAGAGAATTAAAAAGTACAACACAAAGGTTTACCTTGTAAATACAGGCTGGACAGGCGGTCCTTACGGAGTGGGAAGCAGAATGAAGCTGTCCTACACGAGAGCCATGGTAACAGCAGCATTAAACGGAGAGCTGGAGAAGGCTGAGTACAAACACGACGATGTATTTAATGTAGACGTGCCCCAGTCCTGCCCAGGTGCTCCGGCAGAGATTATGAATCCGAGAGACACATGGGCTGATAAGGCAGCTTATGATGAGGCAGCTGCCAAGCTGGCTAAGATGTTCAAGGACAACTTTGACAAGAAGTACCCGAATATGCCGGAAGAGATCAAGAATGCCGGCCCGAGAGCTTAATAAAAGGTACTGGCGCCGCAGGCTCCGGTTTAGGCAGGAGAAGAGCGCAGAGAAATATTGAGCAGTAAAGCCCATATAAGGCAGACATAAAAAACAGCAGGACAAGCTGAAGAGAAAGCTGCTGCAGGATGCAGAATCCGGCAGGAATCGTTTCGGAAGATTATTCCGGTTTACGATCCTGCCGGGGCATCGGCAACAGCTTTTTTGTTGTATGGAAAGACCGTGTTGTTTTAAAAGGCAAAAGCCCTGATTCCGACAGAGCAGAAAGGGCTTTGCTGGGGATGGGATGTGCAGCCGGCCAGATAAGAACTGCTGCCCGGCAGCTGTGCCGGTCATGTCCTGAAATACGCTATTTTATCTGATATAAGGTCTCTGGGGAACATGTACTTTTCTCAATCTTCCCTGCAGAGCAGCTTAGCCAGCTGGCAGGCGCACGGGTTCAGGGAACGGCTGGTATCCTCCACGAGACAGATAGAGCGGAGGGGGATTTTCTCATCCAGAGGAATTTGAACCACCTTTCCGCTTTCCAGGTCTTCCCTGGCCAGGTTTTCTGAGACAAAGCCGATTCCCAGGTTATTGCGGATCAGGGGAAGAAGCTGGTCGGCAGTAGCCGCTTCGACGTCTGGAAGAAGCGTAAGTCCCAGACTTTGATAAAACGTATGGTAAAACTCATACGTTTTGGTAGACTTTCCCAGGCAGACCAGGGGATAATCAGTCAGCTCGGCCAGGCGCCGTCTGCTGCCAGATAAAAACGCATAGTTGCTGCCGCCCACCAGGATTTCACGAAACTGCTTCAATGGAGTTTCGCGAAACGGAGGGGAAGTGTCGGAAGGAGAGGTGACAACTGCGAAGTCTACCAGCCCCTTTTTGAGAGCAGACACAGCCTGAGGCGTGGAAAAGTTTGCAATGCGGATGTGTACTCCCGGAAACAGGGTGCGAAATTCACTGAGCCTGGACAGCAGAAGCTCGTGGAGAGCCGTCTCGCTGGCGCCGATGCTTACAGTTCCATCCTGTATGCTTTTTCCGCGGCCCAGTTCTGACTCTGCCATCTGAAGCTGCTTGTAGGCGATGGAAACGTGGTGAAACAGACGATCTCCTTCCGGCGTCAGAGAAACTCCCCGGTTGGAGCGGATAAACAGACGGCAGCCAAGCTGATTCTCCAGATTGTTCATAGAACGCGTAATATTGGGCTGGTTGTTCATCAAAATATTGGCGGCCTGGGTAAAGCTCTTGTACTTTGCCACATAATAGAAAATACGGTAGTAATCGTAGTTGATTTCCATGGCTTCTCCTTATCTGCACAATTCTTATATCAAAATGATATATCGAAGATATCCGATTGATTTGATGTTCCTAATTATACCTGAAAGAATGGGAGAAGTAAAGACAGGGTGAAGGGAGAAAAAGCCGAAAAAGAGCAGGCTCTGGCTTACGCCGCCTGCTCCTCCTGGGCCTTTCTTACAAGGCTTGAAACATCTCTGAGAATTTCAAGGTGGACAGAGAGAGGAAGATGGTCGACTGTCATCTCTCTGAGCTTTGTGGTTCCGTCTACGCCGCCGGCTTCTATGACACGGCGAAGCATTTCCGTCTCCTGGGCCTCGCTGGGAAGAAGGAAGGCTCCTGTTTCCATGGAAAGCAGTGCCGCTGCTCCGATTCCCCACCAGTTAGACACGCCTCCGGCCAGCACGCAGTCGGCAGAAGCGGCGGTACAGATGATTTCTCCGCAGGGAACAAAGGACTCGATTTCTTTTCGGAAGGCGCCCATTCCCATCTCATTTCCGCCGTCTCCGATGGAGAGGGTACGGATATTTCTCCGGGCAGCCAGCTCCAGAAAACAGTCGGCGTCGGCTGTCATGAAGTCAATAATCTCACCGCGCATATTGTGATAATGGCCGTCTGCCGCCTTTCCGGGCCGTTCTAAGGTGATCACGTGGGTAGGGCAGAGGGTGTCGAGAAGCTGCTCGGAAAAGGCGCGGGTTCCTGTTTCCGGAAGTACGGTGACAGGCACGTCGGGACAGCGTACGGAGAGAGCTGCCTTAACTAATTCGGACGAGTGCGCGTCCGTTGCCACTGTGACCTGGCATCCGTTTGCTTTCAGGGCAAAAGCAAGATCGGCGGATCCCAGAGGTCCGTCCGTCTCCCCGATCACGGACCCGTCAGGACAGAGAACCGGAAAGCCCGTAAGGATCAGGGCGCGTCTTGCGCAGAAAAGCTCTTTGGCTGCCAGTGATAAGGGGGACGGCGGAAGAGAGCCAAGCAGGCCGCGTCCGCCAAAATCCTGCTTCATCACTGCATCCAGCTTGTCAAAAAAATTCATATGAAATCCTCCCATTATGAGGGCTTTTTACCTGTTTCCGGGTTCAGACCCGGTTGGAACAAATAAAAAAAGCCACTCCTCCTGTTCAGATTCATGGCTCTTATTTACGATGGGAACATCCGGGCAGGAGTCCCGATAAATAAAAGAATCCGTATGCTTTTTTCAATCCTATCTTAACGCGTTTCCTCCCTCCTGTCAAGTTAAAAGACGGCTCCGTTTCAAAAATCCAGGCGATTCTGAAATTTTGCTTGAAGGAAGAAAACTGCCTGCTTATAATAGTAACAATGGATGGCGAAAAGATGCCAAAACAGAGCCGTCTGCCTCAAAAAAGAAGGAATTCCGGCAGACTGGTTTTTCAGGAAAATGACAGGGAGAACAAAGCTATGCAATACGGAAAAGGTACAATATTAGTGGTGGGCCAGGCCAAGCCCAGCAGAGAGGATGCGATCTACAGCCTCCACGGAGAATTTTACATCAGCCTGGTGCTGGAAAAGGAGAGCGGGAAAATTCTGAATGTGGAGTGCAACACCATTCTTCATGTGACGAGTGATTTTGTGGCAGAGATGTTCATTGGAAAGAGTCTCAGGACAGATCTGGAGCTGCTGGAGGGAGAGATCAGAAGCCGCTATTTTGCCATGACCCAGAAACCGCTGATTGCCTGCATGAAGGACGCATACAACCGGTATATGATGGTTCTGGAAAAGGAAAGACGCCTGTAGATCCTCGCAGACTCAGAGCGGACAGAGAAAATAGATCTGTATTTTTTCATTCGTTTCTGATATAACTATACGTGCCCTGAAACTGGAAGGTGCCAAGAGACGGCGCCTGCTCTGGATTTCTTTGCAGGAAACAAAAAAATTTAGGAAAAGTGAGGGATTGTTCGGTGAAGGAAAGAGACGGACAGCATGTAAGCGAAGCGAAATGGAAGGCTCCCCTGGATGAGGCCGGGGAGAAGCGCCATCTGAAAAACTGCCTCTCAGTGATTGAGGAGAATATTTCTCTCTATAAAAAGAAGGAGAGAGATTATCAGCGGGAGGTAAAGGAACTGTACCAGTCGGTGAAAAAGGGGGAAGGTGACTCCTACGGCCTTCTGGTTGCCGGGCGCAATATTCTGGAACACACCCAGAATGCGCTCAGAAAAAACAGAGCTGCGCTGAAAAAAGCCTACTTCGGGCGCATTGACTATGAGGACAGAACCTTTGGCGTCAATGAAACATGTTATATTGGAAAAAACGGCATTACAAAGAATCAGACGGATGTGATCATCGTGGACTGGCGCGCTCCGGCTGCCAATGTCTACTATGAAAATGAGCTGGGAGAGGGCAGCTATGACGTTCCGGGAAGCGGCTCTGTGGAAATCTGTCTGGACAGGAAGAGAACCTACGATATAGACGGAGATACGCTTCTGGGATTTTACGATGACGATGTGGCTGCCAATGACGAGCTTCTGGTTAAATATCTCTCTCAGAACAAGGAGGCTGTTCTGGGCGATATTATCGCGACTATTCAGAGAGAGCAGAATGAAATTATCAGGGATATACCTTATAAAAATATCATTGTCCAGGGAGTTGCGGGAAGCGGAAAAACTACAGTTGCCCTTCACCGCATTTCCTATCTGCTCTACAACTATGACAAGGAATACAAGCCGTCGGAGTTCTGCATTGTCGGAAGCAGTGATATGCTGCTCAACTATATAAACAGCGGTCTTCCGGAGCTGGATGTAAACCATGTGCGCCAGATGAGAATGGATGTGTTTATCCCCTATCTGATGGGAAAAGCGTGGAAAAAGAAATACATTCTGACAGAAGACAGGGAGGATGCTCCGGCCAAAAGCCACCTGTCCTTTATAAGGAAGCTGGATCAGTTTCTGGATACATGGAGGGAGCGCTCTCTGAACCTTGGGGATATCAGAGACCAGACGCTGGGCATGGTATTTACAGAGGAAAACCTGAGAGAAACGGCAGAGAGAAATGAGGGACTCTCCCTTTATCAGCTGGAAAAGCTCTTAAATGCCAGAATTGCGTCAAGAATCCGCTTTCTCTGTACGGGAAAGGATGAGAATTTCAGGAAGGAAAAGCTGGCAGAGTATAAAAAATATTTCGACTCATCCAGACATAAATGGACGGAAATGCAGATCTACCTGGAATTTCTCGGCCTGCTTGCGGAGGAAGGCTCTGCCGGCATTTCAGAGGAGACGAAGGAGGCTGTGAAAAAAGGGCGGTTTGACCTGTATGATGCGGCTGCCATTGCCCTGATATGGAAACGGATTCTGGCAAAAAAGGAGACGGATGAGTTCAGCCAGATCATCATTGACGAGGCCCAGGATTTCGGAGAGACGGTGTACTATGTGATCCGCCGTCTGCTGCCGGGCTGCTACTTCACCATTATGGGCGATGTCTCCCAGAATATCCGCTATGAGACGGGAATGAACGACTGGGAGGGGCTTAAGGAAGCCATGTTTGAGAAGGAGAACGACAGCTTTTACCTGCTGGCCAAGAGTTACCGGAATACGATAGAGATTTCCGGCCAGGCCGGACTGGTTCTGGAGCATGCATCCCAGGGCGCCTATAAGATCCAGCCGGTGATCCGGCACGGCCGTCCGGTAGAGGACAGAACGGCACATCAGGAGCCTGAAAAGGCGCTGAGAGTGGCGGTGGAGGAGGTTAAGAGCCGCGGCTATGAAACCATTGCCGTTATCTGCCGGTGCGAGGAAGAGGCAGAAGAGGTGAGAATGCTGCTGGGACTCGAAAAGACTGCGCCGGGAGAGTTTAAAAACGGCGTTATGGTGCTCCCTGTGACTCTGACGAAGGGATTGGAGTTTGACGCGGTAATTCTCTGGAAGCCGGATGAGGAGCATTATGGCGTAAACAAAAAGGACGCCAAACTTTTGTATGTGGCAATCACCCGCGCCCTTCACGAGCTCTGGCTGGTGGGCGATCGGGAAAAAAGTCCTCTGTTTGAGGGAAGGGAAGCATAGCTTCCATGTGAAATGGCGCATCAGCCATCGGTGAAAAAAATAAGTGACGCATCCACACAGACAGCCGTCTGGATGCGTCACTTTTCTCTTTTTTAGAAAACCTGGGGCAGGGATTTCTCCTGCTCTTTCCTACTCCTTGCCGTTCCAGCAGTAAGTACAGAGTTTACATGGGGAAATGCCGATGGATTCCACCAGATCGTCGAGGCGGTGGAACTGGAGTGTGGTAAAGTTTAATTTCTTTCGGATTTCCTCTACCATGGCCTTGTAGTTTTCACTGTCCGGGTTAGCGTAATCGGCCAGTGTTTCCTCAGAGACGTCGTCTCCCTCCCGCTCACGGATGATCCGTCGTGTGATTAAATCCAGCTCTGAGTTGGAGCGGGAAAAATTCAGGTATTTGCAGCCAAACAGAAGCGGAGGACAGGCGGGACGAATATGTACCTCCTTGGCGCCGCTCTGGTAGAGAAACTCTGTGGTTTCCCCCAGCTGTGTACCGCGGACGATGGAGTCGTCAATGAGAAGAAGACTCTTGTCGCGGATCAGGGCGTCTACGGGAATCAGCTTCATGCGGGCGATCAGATTTCTCTGGTTCTGGCTTGTAGGCATGAAGGAACGAGGCCAGGTTGGCGTATATTTAATGAAAGGACGGGCAAATGGGATGCCGGATTCATTGGCATAGCCGATGGCATGTGCGATACCGGAGTCCGGAATGCCTGCAACCAGATCAGATTTGGAGTGATCGCGTCTGGCAAGCATTTTTCCGCAGGTATAGCGCATGGCCTCCACATTGACTCCCTCATAGGTGGAGGTAGGATAGCCGTAGTAAACCCAGAGGAAGGAACAGATTTTCATCTCCTCCCGCGGTGCGCTCAGCGTTTCGATTCCCTCCGGAGTCATAAATACAATCTCGCCGGGGCCTAACTCGTGGCAGTCCTTGTAGCCGAGGTTAATGTAGGCAAAGCTCTCGAAGGATACGCAGAAAGCGCCCTCCTTCTTTCCGATCATGGCCGGAGTTCTTCCAAGCCTGTCTCTGGAAACGTAGATGCCCTCCGGGGTCAGAAGCAGGATTGTCATGGAACCCTGAATCCTCTCCTGTGCATACAGAAGGCCGTCTACAATGGAATCCTTCTGGTTGATGATGGCGGCGACCAGCTCGGTGGCATTGATCTTTCCGCCGCTCATCTCAAGAAAATGAATATGGCCCTTTTCATAGGACTCCTCGATCAGTTCCTGCTCATTTGTTATTTTGCCCACTGTGGTGATGGCATAGCTGCCCAGGTGGGACTGAATTAAAAGCGGCTGCGGTTCCATATCGGAAATACAGCCAATGCCCATATTTCCCGTCAGTTCGTCCACATCTCGCTCAAATTTCGTTCGGAACGGGGAATTTTCGATATTGTGAATGGAACGGTTGAAGCCGTCAGGCCCGTAGACGGCCATTCCGCCGCGTCTGGTCCCAAGATGAGAATGATAGTCTACTCCGAAGAATAAATCCAAAGTGCAGTTTGTTTTTGAGGTTACACCAAAAAATCCGCCCATTTTTTCCTTCCTTTCAATCTGTGTAATTCAGTTGTTTTTTCTGACGCCATACAGCGCAAAAGTCAACTCTATCTTAGCATATATTAGGTAAAATGGACAATAGGATTCATTTATTATAAATATTAATAAAAACAAAGGGGTTTCGTGATAAAGGGGTTGGTGTTTTTCATAAAATTAGGTATAATGGCTGTACGGCAGGAAATGCTTTTCAGACTCATCAGAATAGAAAGAGGAAGAAACTATGAGGATCAAATACAGAACAGGAAAATTTCTGGCTGCCATGGTCTGTGCGGCAGCCCTGTGTACATGGGGAGGCACAGCCTCCTTTGCGGCAGAAGTGTCAGGGCCGGCATCTGACACGGAGATAGCGGAGAACTCAAAAGAGCAGGCTCAGCCAATGGGGCCTGGGATGGAAAGTGCACAGTCCGCAGAAAGCAGTCAGCCAGAAAACGGAGCCCAGACAGAAGGCGGCGGCCAGGCAGGAGATACGCTGCAGACAGAGGGCGGTCAGACGGGAGGCGCAGCTCAGACAGGGGATGGGGCTCAGACAGAGGGAAGCAGCCAGGAAGGAGATGGAGCTCAGGGAGAAACAGCCGGTCAGGCAGACGGGATGGTGATGAGCAATGGCCGTCTTCTGGATCCGTCCAGACCCATGGTTGCCCTTACCTTTGACGACGGACCGTATGCCCCGGTGGGAAACAGGATTATGGACTGTATGGAAAAGTATAATGGAAGGGGCACCTTCTTTGTAGTAGGAAACCGCGTCAATTCCTTCCAGGAGGAACTGCGCCGGATGCAGGCAGCCGGCCACGAGATAGCAAATCACAGCTACAGCCATAAGTACCTGCAGAAGCTGGGAGCTGAGCAGATAAGAAATGAGGTGGAAGGCTGCAATCAGGCAGTGGCTGCCGTCACCGGCGTATCGCCGGCCCTGATGCGCCTGCCGGGCGGAAGCTACAATGCAGCTGT is part of the Clostridium sp. M62/1 genome and harbors:
- a CDS encoding amidophosphoribosyltransferase, which produces MGGFFGVTSKTNCTLDLFFGVDYHSHLGTRRGGMAVYGPDGFNRSIHNIENSPFRTKFERDVDELTGNMGIGCISDMEPQPLLIQSHLGSYAITTVGKITNEQELIEESYEKGHIHFLEMSGGKINATELVAAIINQKDSIVDGLLYAQERIQGSMTILLLTPEGIYVSRDRLGRTPAMIGKKEGAFCVSFESFAYINLGYKDCHELGPGEIVFMTPEGIETLSAPREEMKICSFLWVYYGYPTSTYEGVNVEAMRYTCGKMLARRDHSKSDLVAGIPDSGIAHAIGYANESGIPFARPFIKYTPTWPRSFMPTSQNQRNLIARMKLIPVDALIRDKSLLLIDDSIVRGTQLGETTEFLYQSGAKEVHIRPACPPLLFGCKYLNFSRSNSELDLITRRIIREREGDDVSEETLADYANPDSENYKAMVEEIRKKLNFTTLQFHRLDDLVESIGISPCKLCTYCWNGKE
- a CDS encoding LysR family transcriptional regulator — protein: MEINYDYYRIFYYVAKYKSFTQAANILMNNQPNITRSMNNLENQLGCRLFIRSNRGVSLTPEGDRLFHHVSIAYKQLQMAESELGRGKSIQDGTVSIGASETALHELLLSRLSEFRTLFPGVHIRIANFSTPQAVSALKKGLVDFAVVTSPSDTSPPFRETPLKQFREILVGGSNYAFLSGSRRRLAELTDYPLVCLGKSTKTYEFYHTFYQSLGLTLLPDVEAATADQLLPLIRNNLGIGFVSENLAREDLESGKVVQIPLDEKIPLRSICLVEDTSRSLNPCACQLAKLLCRED
- a CDS encoding DUF4392 domain-containing protein codes for the protein MNFFDKLDAVMKQDFGGRGLLGSLPPSPLSLAAKELFCARRALILTGFPVLCPDGSVIGETDGPLGSADLAFALKANGCQVTVATDAHSSELVKAALSVRCPDVPVTVLPETGTRAFSEQLLDTLCPTHVITLERPGKAADGHYHNMRGEIIDFMTADADCFLELAARRNIRTLSIGDGGNEMGMGAFRKEIESFVPCGEIICTAASADCVLAGGVSNWWGIGAAALLSMETGAFLLPSEAQETEMLRRVIEAGGVDGTTKLREMTVDHLPLSVHLEILRDVSSLVRKAQEEQAA
- the pckA gene encoding phosphoenolpyruvate carboxykinase (ATP) produces the protein MKENHSLEMIGIQNTTGKVHYNLSPARLVEEALRRGEGVLTDTGALSVTTGKYTGRSPKDKFIVDTKDVHDKIAWGDVNVAISEDAYQSIKNKMFAYLADKELYVFQGFAGADKKYTRKFMVVNELASQNLFIHQLLIRPTAEELENYGASDFTIVAAPGFTCDPAVDGTNSEAAIIVNFQDKMVLIAGSKYSGEIKKSVFSVMNYLMPVEENVLPMHCSANMDPETHETAVFFGLSGTGKTTLSADPGRKLIGDDEHGWSDNGVFNFEGGCYAKCINLDPKNEPEIYNAIRFGSEVENVVLDPETRKPDYDDDSITENTRVGYPITYIDNAQIPGEGGIPKVVIFLTADAFGVLPPISRLDENAAMYHFVTGFTSKLAGTERGIKEPQPTFSTLFGEPFMPLDPSVYAEMLGERIKKYNTKVYLVNTGWTGGPYGVGSRMKLSYTRAMVTAALNGELEKAEYKHDDVFNVDVPQSCPGAPAEIMNPRDTWADKAAYDEAAAKLAKMFKDNFDKKYPNMPEEIKNAGPRA
- a CDS encoding DUF3870 domain-containing protein; this translates as MQYGKGTILVVGQAKPSREDAIYSLHGEFYISLVLEKESGKILNVECNTILHVTSDFVAEMFIGKSLRTDLELLEGEIRSRYFAMTQKPLIACMKDAYNRYMMVLEKERRL
- a CDS encoding HelD family protein, encoding MKERDGQHVSEAKWKAPLDEAGEKRHLKNCLSVIEENISLYKKKERDYQREVKELYQSVKKGEGDSYGLLVAGRNILEHTQNALRKNRAALKKAYFGRIDYEDRTFGVNETCYIGKNGITKNQTDVIIVDWRAPAANVYYENELGEGSYDVPGSGSVEICLDRKRTYDIDGDTLLGFYDDDVAANDELLVKYLSQNKEAVLGDIIATIQREQNEIIRDIPYKNIIVQGVAGSGKTTVALHRISYLLYNYDKEYKPSEFCIVGSSDMLLNYINSGLPELDVNHVRQMRMDVFIPYLMGKAWKKKYILTEDREDAPAKSHLSFIRKLDQFLDTWRERSLNLGDIRDQTLGMVFTEENLRETAERNEGLSLYQLEKLLNARIASRIRFLCTGKDENFRKEKLAEYKKYFDSSRHKWTEMQIYLEFLGLLAEEGSAGISEETKEAVKKGRFDLYDAAAIALIWKRILAKKETDEFSQIIIDEAQDFGETVYYVIRRLLPGCYFTIMGDVSQNIRYETGMNDWEGLKEAMFEKENDSFYLLAKSYRNTIEISGQAGLVLEHASQGAYKIQPVIRHGRPVEDRTAHQEPEKALRVAVEEVKSRGYETIAVICRCEEEAEEVRMLLGLEKTAPGEFKNGVMVLPVTLTKGLEFDAVILWKPDEEHYGVNKKDAKLLYVAITRALHELWLVGDREKSPLFEGREA
- a CDS encoding polysaccharide deacetylase family protein, with the translated sequence MRIKYRTGKFLAAMVCAAALCTWGGTASFAAEVSGPASDTEIAENSKEQAQPMGPGMESAQSAESSQPENGAQTEGGGQAGDTLQTEGGQTGGAAQTGDGAQTEGSSQEGDGAQGETAGQADGMVMSNGRLLDPSRPMVALTFDDGPYAPVGNRIMDCMEKYNGRGTFFVVGNRVNSFQEELRRMQAAGHEIANHSYSHKYLQKLGAEQIRNEVEGCNQAVAAVTGVSPALMRLPGGSYNAAVLANIHQPIILWNIDTRDWATKNAAQTAAAVIGKVKDGDIVLMHELYSSTAQAVEQIAPALTGQGFQLVTVSELIQFRGGAAPGVISYSFPPA